A portion of the Candidatus Poribacteria bacterium genome contains these proteins:
- a CDS encoding DnaJ domain-containing protein, which translates to MKGRINYAYYLTFISDSLREIFDRNREIILPYPKIRGFIRRIRVWSDNFPKPPPELVRRWDMKGLKEFYASKIDFSLFSRFPDRDRELIIDEITSYIAREIMDGYVGVKLRNLAELGIATDLWRRYREMVREYYDRVVPEAKKDRIERFRQKLLREERRDVERIMDKAMGELFCEVDMLRRMSPMALEEHLRWISIRPRKGHLRSGGDWEILETMPEEVRRGFEILGISPTTDIGFLRTRYRELAKMYHPDKGGEEGQMLRINEAYQTIMNFLLRRR; encoded by the coding sequence ATGAAAGGTAGGATAAACTACGCCTATTACCTTACCTTCATCTCCGATTCCCTGAGAGAGATCTTCGATAGGAACAGGGAGATAATACTTCCATATCCGAAGATCAGAGGGTTTATCAGGAGGATCAGGGTCTGGAGCGATAATTTCCCGAAACCCCCGCCGGAGCTCGTCCGCAGATGGGACATGAAGGGATTGAAGGAGTTCTATGCCTCAAAGATAGATTTCTCCCTCTTCAGCCGGTTCCCGGATCGGGATAGGGAGCTCATAATCGACGAGATAACCTCCTACATCGCCAGGGAGATAATGGACGGATATGTGGGAGTCAAGCTGAGGAACCTCGCGGAGCTGGGGATAGCGACGGATCTATGGCGGAGATACAGGGAGATGGTCAGGGAGTACTACGATAGGGTCGTGCCGGAGGCGAAAAAGGATAGGATCGAACGCTTCAGGCAAAAGCTCTTAAGGGAGGAGAGACGGGACGTGGAGAGGATCATGGATAAGGCGATGGGAGAGCTCTTCTGTGAGGTGGATATGCTGAGGAGGATGTCCCCGATGGCGCTTGAGGAGCATCTCAGGTGGATCAGCATCCGCCCCAGAAAGGGACATCTCCGATCGGGAGGAGACTGGGAGATCCTTGAGACCATGCCTGAGGAGGTGCGCAGAGGATTTGAGATCCTGGGGATATCCCCCACAACCGATATCGGCTTTCTCAGGACCAGGTATAGGGAGCTGGCCAAGATGTATCATCCGGATAAAGGCGGAGAAGAGGGTCAGATGCTGCGGATAAACGAGGCCTATCAGACGATCATGAACTTTCTCCTCAGAAGGAGGTAA
- a CDS encoding phosphoglucomutase/phosphomannomutase family protein, which translates to MARIKFGTSGWRAVIAEDFTFDNVRIASQAIAEYLEEKGIADRGVIVGYDTRFLSERFALTAAAILARNGIRAFYTSGPTPTPAIGYETVRRNAAGSINITASHNPPEWNGLKFSPHWGGPAPEEITSRIEEISDKIARSGDIPDEMDPDDAREEGLIEDIDPRSFYLDRIRELVDMERIKKGGLKVIVEPMYGTAVGYLDTLLREADCEVVLLHRERNPLFGGKPPEPAEEFLAETIEAVRSSDAVLGLCTDGDADRFGIIDGDGTFIEPNYILALLLRYLIHTRGWKGEVVKTVATTHLLNRIAERYGLPVYQTPVGFKHLGRRMVENPDITIACEGSAGFTIRGHIPDKDGILTCMLVAEMVAASGKGLCELLDELYREVGRLVFREERIPVQIDREKFIKSLKGNLPDRLGGKKVVEIDRTDGFKFILEDGSWIGLRPSGTEPLVRCYMEAPSEEEIKAIHRDAEKLIARLSKEVE; encoded by the coding sequence ATGGCCAGGATAAAGTTCGGCACCTCCGGATGGAGAGCCGTCATAGCGGAGGATTTTACCTTCGATAACGTGAGGATCGCCTCACAGGCGATAGCCGAGTATCTCGAGGAGAAGGGGATCGCCGATAGAGGAGTGATCGTCGGATATGACACCAGGTTTCTATCGGAGAGGTTCGCCCTGACCGCTGCTGCCATTTTGGCGAGGAATGGGATAAGGGCCTTCTATACATCCGGGCCGACTCCCACACCGGCGATAGGATACGAGACGGTAAGGCGAAATGCCGCCGGCTCCATCAACATCACAGCGAGCCACAATCCTCCCGAATGGAACGGCCTCAAATTCTCACCTCACTGGGGAGGTCCCGCGCCGGAGGAGATCACCTCCAGGATAGAAGAGATATCCGATAAGATCGCTCGATCCGGAGATATCCCCGATGAGATGGATCCGGATGATGCCAGGGAGGAAGGGCTGATCGAGGATATAGATCCAAGATCCTTCTACCTGGACAGGATCAGAGAACTGGTTGATATGGAAAGGATCAAGAAGGGCGGGCTTAAGGTGATCGTCGAGCCGATGTACGGAACGGCCGTCGGATATCTCGACACGCTCCTGAGGGAGGCGGACTGTGAGGTCGTTCTGCTGCATCGGGAGCGCAATCCGCTTTTCGGCGGCAAACCGCCCGAGCCCGCTGAGGAGTTCCTCGCCGAGACGATAGAGGCGGTCAGATCCTCGGACGCTGTCTTAGGGCTATGCACCGACGGGGATGCTGACAGGTTCGGAATCATAGACGGTGACGGCACCTTCATCGAGCCGAACTATATCCTCGCCCTTCTCCTGAGATATCTCATCCACACTCGCGGGTGGAAGGGGGAGGTCGTCAAAACCGTCGCCACGACACATCTTCTCAACCGGATAGCGGAGAGATACGGCCTTCCGGTCTATCAGACCCCTGTGGGATTCAAGCACCTGGGAAGAAGGATGGTTGAGAACCCCGACATAACGATCGCCTGTGAGGGCAGCGCAGGATTCACGATCCGGGGACATATCCCCGATAAGGACGGCATCCTGACCTGCATGCTCGTCGCCGAGATGGTCGCCGCGTCGGGAAAAGGACTCTGCGAGCTGCTGGATGAGCTCTATCGTGAGGTCGGCAGGTTGGTCTTCCGTGAGGAGAGAATACCGGTGCAGATAGACCGTGAGAAGTTCATCAAATCGCTCAAGGGAAATCTACCGGACCGGCTCGGAGGGAAGAAGGTGGTAGAGATCGATCGGACCGACGGGTTCAAATTCATACTTGAGGACGGTTCATGGATAGGGCTTCGACCCTCCGGAACTGAGCCGCTGGTGCGCTGTTATATGGAAGCGCCAAGTGAGGAGGAGATCAAAGCCATACACAGGGATGCGGAGAAGCTCATCGCAAGGCTCTCGAAGGAGGTGGAATGA